GACCTGAGGCATGTAACTCGTAGTTACTGCTGAGAAATGGCTTGTTAAGCCCTTGCTTTTCCATGCTTTCCCCTTACTCCAGTAGTACCCTATCACAGAAACTCACTCTTCAGACAGGGAGGAATGCTAACACAGAGGTGAGTTAGCACCGTATTTCCAAATAATTGCAGAGAACATCAAAAGCTATATGCCTTACTGTCTGTtttcaaaccaaaccatttaCTTAATTTTGTATCACAGGTAAAGAtcataaaatagtaaaaaataaaataataattctaatATTTAATAGTAAACACAGCTACACTGAAAAAGGTTCTTTCACCCAAAGGATCTGAAGGATGCCTTCTCTCGTGCTATCAGTTGAGGACAATAAAGGAAACTTGGAACCCATACAGCTCTCAGGTCCCTTTCTTTCCTGAGTGTGTACGAAGTTTCTAGAAACAAAGTATCCTTCACTCTCCCTTTGGTACCTGCCAAACTGGAATAGACGAGCTTAAGGAAGCAATAGActtgtcaaaaagaaaaaaagttccaAAATAATTGATAGCCTGTATCTTTGTTATATTGGAGGGCCTGTCATTAACCATCTAATTAATGTCATTTTTCTGTTACACTGTATGATTTCAGGgtgtggtaaaacacaaagtCAAGAGACGATGATTGTCCACACTGAAAGCTGCTGACATTTCGGTCAATCTCCCAAAAAGTTAATGAGAAGACTCTTGCTTAAAtcctctgagcagggaaaagGCAGAACCAGACCCCACCACTCCCCCTACAAAGCACATGCTTCAGTCATTATTCACTTACACTGCCTTTCCAGGAATCATTATTCCCAGTCACTTCTCTCCCATAAGATGACACCAccagaggaaaggctgagaggaaAGCTTGGCACTTTGGTGCCAAGTGGCCAAACAAAAAGGTGTTCCCACTTTAATGCTTCAGCAGTTACCTCTGAAGGGCTGTAAAGCAGGTGAACACATACAATACCTGGATTCATtattacaagaagaaaaagcatggGAGGAAAGAAGGCAAGGACTGATGGATGGTTCAGTCCTTCAGTGGCTAATTCaaaggctgtatttttaaataaacatttcataACTCTCTTGAAGAGTTCCTTAGAAAGAATAAACTCCCACTGTAATTAAATGCATTCAAGTTGGTTTTCATTACTGGGACTTGTCTAGTCTTACATGGAAGCATACatattacacacacacactcctgcCACAAGCCATTTAGCTTCCCTAGTCAATGTGTCAGAAAGGACAGTTCTGAGAATAGATTTGTTCAAAACGCATCACTTACCCAAACCAAGGAATTCTGCATTGTTACCTTGATCAGTTCTTAGTTCTACcttattattatttccctttttatgcacaccttttcctcctgctacAAGTTTTCTGTAACATCCTACAGCCTGAAAACCTTTCCAACTGTTCattatttccctttccctgaGTTTCCAGCCATTGTTGGTAATCTCTAGCGTTTTGCTAACTTCCTGCTTTCCAGTCTCTGCTATCATGCAAGCAATTTGTGAAGCTATGAACAACAAGTTACAGCAAACATGAAAAACACAAAGTCGGCAACCTTAGTAATGCTCATGAATGAGAAAACCTGAACGCAGCAAAGCAGTCATTACCCCGATGGATGATGAGTGAATGCAGTAACAGCAACATTTTGTGAGTATTCATTAGGGAATAGTAAAGAACAAATTAAGTACTTAGAAATGGTATTTACAGAATAATAAACTTTATTTACAGCAAGACAGAACTATTAACTAACTTCTTGCTATGAAGCAGGTTTGTAAGCAACCGAGCTTATTAGAAGAAGACTGCAGATGTCAAGATTGCTAGTTAATGCTACCACACATGAAGTAAACAGGAGACTGAGAAACGAAAACCACATAAAAATCAATCAATGCCAAACACAAAATAGctaaaaatcagaagagaacATGAAATTGCCAGATTCAGAAGCTGGGAGCATAAGTTAAGGCAAGTGTAATACATACACACCAGTGGAATCATATCAGTGAAAAGATCAGGAGAAAGAGAATATGAGAGGAACAGTAAGAGCTACAGATatatttgaggggaaaaaaaaagtatctgatAGCTGCAAGGAAAATGTTCTGGTAACAATGCAAAGTGGAACAAATGTTGATGTTAACAGTATATAGATCTCAatactggaatatttttaaaaatctgataaaACAGATGAGCTAAGAGGAACATCAAGGACTGAGAAATGCAACACAGATAAAAACATCATGACAATACAAAATCTTCTGTTTCATTGCTGCTGAACAGTAGGAGTGAAAGATGAGCAAAAGCAACAAATTCCAAGCTTCTTACACTGTGCACAGCTTCTTATATTAATCTGTTGCTTTTCTTACTATTGTTCTGCACtatcttttccagaaaaaggtCATTCCCACTTCAACTTCCCAACTCCACATACATGTTCAGCCATAAGCTGAAGTTCAGCATTTGACCAAGCAATTCAGCATCCCTAACCCTTTTCTCCATTTCTACAAAATACCATTTCTGTCACCATACCTTTAACTGCAGTGTTACTTCTCATTCACCCAGATGTGACAGAACAAGAAGTGACACATTTAAAGCCTGAAAATGTTACCTGCATAGCATTTGCAAGATTCATCCTCTTCCCTCTGTGCTCAGAACTGATGCTCCTGTCCAGATCATCCTTATCACTGTGTTCTGACTACTGCTCTGTTTCCAGCCTTGGCATGTTCCATCTCAATTCACCAGtgtccttttaaaatataacactAAAGATCACTTCATTATGATATTCCAAAGATAGCACCATTTTGCTGTTTATCCATGTCTGTCTCCCCCCAGCTCCCTAGACAACAAACTGCTTGTCTTCACCTTCAAGGCTTTCGTTTCATTTGGCTTTCATTTCACAAATCATGATGAGatattttttgaaattacttcGTAATCTCACTCGAGATGCCTGTTATGCATAGACAAGCATACTTTTTATTCAAATTTCCTCTTGAAGTTTTTGTTGAGTACAATGATTTGACAAGTAGTTTGCTATGATGATTATTTTACAAATCTGACCAGTAATGTGCCCttatttctttgctgtctttttcaTGTGATGCCAACATTTTTAGACTGACCTGAAGAAAGCCTTCAGCTACCTAAATACTACTGTAATACAAGTAATacataacagaaaaatattaaatctgatACACATAGAAATGGTTCTAAATCAGTGACCACAACAAAGTTGAATtacatatatttacacacatgCATACATACAATGATCAAGTCATACCAAAATGAAATCATTAGGTACagcaatatttgtttttttcctttagacaCTCCATTACTACATACAATGAAATTCAcataaaatgagagaaaggCATTAGAAGGTGTGCTTTAATTACTGCTCTAACTGTATCTTCAACACTAATGCAGCATTTTCCAGTACATGACACCTTGTAACAAATCATCCCTCAAGCCCAGCTGGAACACTGGTCAGTGTCTATGTACAGGGCAAGTGTCTCCAGGACGGTAACAGGAAAGCTAAAGAACAAAGGATGGGATGATGACACCAAGTACTTCACAAGAATACAGTCAAAACTCATTCTTCTCTCTcaaaaaatacacacatttaATGTTGGTCTTTTAATTCTAAGAAAAAAGCAGTTCCAAAAATACAAACTGAACATCAGAGTCAAGCCAACCAccataataaaattaaacaatgaCATTCACAATAGTTAAGTCTATGGACAGCTTAAGTTTGTCAACAATTTCTCCCCTCCCAAAGTACATTCCAATATTCATCTATAAATGAAACTTTATGAAAAATACTGCTGGTGTTCAGTTAGAATTAAAGGACTTAGATAAAGTGAAACAAGAGAGACAGATACAGGTGGTGTGAGTAAGGTTACAAAGGCTTTACATTTTGCATTATCCCAAGATATAAACATTCAAAAATTAACTTGAAGTTGCTGTGTTATCAAAATATTGCAGGTATAGGCAAGGCAACATTAAATTAATAGCTGAGGGTGTGAGTAAAACCACACATTTTAGTGAAGGTAAACAGAAGTGGCAGtttttaattagcatttttatAAAGCTAATATTACCCAGCCAGCAATAAGCCAGGCACAGGATAAAAAGCTCTGTCTGCTTCCTTTGGCTATAAGGTGACaagaataaaaagcagtaaaaaaacccacaatcaCCATTTCAAGATGTtcaaaatgagcagaaaaagtcaaacaattaaataacagaataaataaGTACTAACCCAGACAGTACACTTTGAACCTCTGTCATTTGAAATGTTacctcattttattttggtgGCAAACTGTAAGCATGTAAGAAAACTAACCTCATGCAGTACAGGAAATaaccaaagtaaaaataatcttctgtTTACTCTTTGGCTAAAACTCCCTCAAAAGTAgcaggcaaggaaaaaacatctaATACTGGCAAGAGACTCtgactctttcttttttttttcttaataaacaaaacaaaaaaacccacgtAAAATAAACTTATCAATTTAAAACTTGGtacattttataaaaacaaaagaggTAATGTTGTAATAAAATCAGTAATGTTACTTCAAATGGCAACAAACCGTATGTTGACCCTGTGCAATAACATTCTGTTTGTACTATGTTTATCAAACAATGACTTCTACAGATATGTAGGAATATTGTGTGACTCCTCAATTTAGTTTATAACTGCGACACAAAATTTACAATCAGTGTGCCACAATAAActttcaaattttgttttttctagaagaaatattttcaagatgTTCAGATCctgcattatttttaacagGTAATTCACATGGAAAATAATGGAATATATTACCTACAGCATACAACCACCAAGGACTGCACCCATTGCCAGAACACGCTGCACTGGTTTGACACTTTTCCTTAGTACATAAAAAGCAACAGCACCCAATAAGCCTGagaagaaatgctgctgtgtAAATACTGGCAACTATTCCTGAAAAAAGAATTATGGGATGTATCTTCAGAAGCTGCCTGTCCCATAATTTGTATTGCATAGGTCACAatcacacatatatatacacacacaagtTTGTGTGGGCCtatatacacatgtatatacgcacacacgtgcacacacacGCACAAAGAATATATTAAGACGACAATGAAGTCTGGTCACAGAGCAATTTACAGGCTcgatatatttttttttcttttttttttacactttgtttgaaagaaaactttagTATTTTACAGTCTTCAGTAGGCATTATATACACTGCACTTATGAAATCTAGAAAGTATTGAAATAGAAATACATTTCTGCAAACATTTGTGtgagaaaaaccaaaatttttcaaagatttgTGCTATCTACATAGTATTTTCTCTAAATCACAATAACTGAATCCATGGAATGTTCtctagaaaatgtctttttttaaaaaacaccatGCACATTTTTAAGCAATTGTAACCCAAAATATCCCAACCTAAAACAATCTAACAAcgttcattttaaaaaatttaagtttcagatcagattttaaaaagataagtCTTTATCACAAGAGCTGTAATGACAACAATTACATGTTAAGGCTAaactggctttgttttgttttttagaaacaCATATAAAGACACGTTTCTTTCATGGCTCTGCATTATGAACTGTACTTACAGATGACAGTGCAGTGAACATAATGTTCAGTCCTACAGTCAGGACGCAGTTGCTCCTTCCCACTCCACCAGATACTGCACCTTTCCATCAAGGGTCACCCGACGAGCCAAAACACGGTATTTTTCCCCACAAGCTATTCTACCTGCTGCACCAAAATAACTAGTAATTGAGTTCTTTAGATGATTGAGCTGCAATTCCTGATCTGCTAAGTTGTTAAGTATCTCTGTATTGAGTTCATCATACTGGTAATCTTCCTTGCTCTCATCATCTTTTACAATTTCAGAATTTTGAGTCTGGAGTGCTTTTCGTGGAAAGCGACCTCTTCTCCTCAAATGCGGTATTGCAGCAGGCCAAGTTCTTCCTGTACGAGTCCTTTTTCTCGAGTCAGATAAGCTACTGGggggaagaacaaaaaaaccaccacaaccCAGCATTAACTCCAAGGAACTTATCCAAATGCATGCTTTATCATCATGTATATATCCATGTATGTATCATGTATATATCATAATTCATACTATGAAGTCTGTTCTATTTTAACTTCTTGCCTATAGGTAAATTAGTATGAACATGGCACTTGCAAAATAATTCTAAACATTTTACTAATTTAACcaaatttcagaaatgtcagcTAAATTATAATAACTTATTCCTAGATATGTTAAGAGCTCTATTTTGATATAGATTAATCCCATtcttaaggaaataaaaatctgacttCAGAAGACTGCACCAAATATGCCTaaacatgcaaataaaaaaaatacagctttatcACACAGGTCGGCCTTAATTACAAATGCTACACTATAAAAGTTGCAGATTTGATTTTAGTTAAGGCTATGgattaaaaaattatacattCTTCAAGCTGAAATATGGTATTGCAAATATTGCAAAAAACTATTCTACCCCACTACTTTTACAGTACCTATGACTTTCTAACGATTTACTATATGTGGCCAAAAAATCTGTATCCAAAACTTGCATGCAGTATATCTGgtaatgaaaacagaagctgcTGACATTATCCAAGAACAAACCACGATCTAAATATTAAAAGTGTCCAAGACATAAATCCTTATGTAAAAACCTATTATCAATAATTTGTACATACTAAAACATGTTTGATAAAGTCCTAAATTATACAATATGCAAACTTTGATGGTCAAGACCCTGTGTAACATACTAAGAGAAAAAGTGcagttttttttaacattaaaagaGAATTGAATAGAGGGCAGAAATACGCAACAGTGATTAAGTCCTTAGGTAAAAATTTCAGAAGTCGACGTTAAACATGAGTTTCAAAGACAGACTATTTGTAGAAGTAATGCACACAAAAATTACTCATGAAAGGACTTGATAGCATGAACCAGAAAGACAGGAGGCAGAATAAGTAGATTGAGAATCCATGTGCCTCAATAAAAGAGAAAGTTATGTTTGCTGAGTGGGCAAAGTTCAAGTAACAATTTATTTGCAGAAAAGTTTATTGTagttaataatttatttattaagacTGTGCCAGAAATTTTTCAGGCTCTATGGACTGTAAAAAATCATGGCATACACACTACTTAACATGAATACAATGacctacaaaaacaaaagctgctTAAATTAGTTCAGGGTACACATCAGCTCTTTCGTGGCCTTTATAGGAAAACTAAGTTCAGGAAACATTTGAGTTGAATTTTTTCTGAGTAAATGTGATTTAACTATGTATTTTACATCAAAACCAATAGTACTTAGTGAACATAAAAACCCAACCTATGTGTTTATAAGCAGAATTAATAAAGATAAGCTTTCTCTTGTCCTATTTCTTTAGATTTCCAAATGCAATTTACAGCTCTACTCTGAGTCTCAGATGCTCTTTATTCCAAATCACAGGGAATAACCACATCCCCAGAGGTGCAGCCCCCTGTAATAACCCTCAGTTCTTCTCCATTTAGTCTGCCACCAGTTCTGCATATACTACAGCTGCCTCCAGTAGTCAAACTCTTGCCTTATCTCCTACCTTTGTTTTGCCAAAACTGTAACAGagagaaacaacaaaaccaacagaagagcagtggcagcaaCTAAACCACAGATCACTAGACCAGTGTCTGCCTTTCTGTAAGTCTGGGTTGCTGGTCTGGGTCTCCCCCATACAAGCATCTATCTTCATGAATCTTTCTTCTTCGCAATTTCTTTGAAACTACCTGAATCAGATTTCATGTTAACCAAAAGGTGAAAACAGTCTGGAAGCAGAACAGAGcctcagttttaaaaacaaaaaaccaaaaccaatcaTAACAACAAAGCAGCctccccacaaaacaaaacaacaccacagaaacaaaacacaagaacaGACTTGGAATATTACATGTCATGCTTTGGTAAGATCTCTTGTAGAGAGCCCTGCAGCTTTTGTTTATGATGGGTAAAGTATTGCAGAACCaataatttctgtattaatttcagaaaattttattAGAATGAGAATATATTGCAAATCCTAATCTTTATGGTGGATACAGCAATTGAATAATTACCTATAATGTCTGGAAATGCTAGATGAGGTAGTTTCTTTCATACTGGCAGCACCTGTGGATTCCACATCTGAGGTATTGGATGAATGTGCGGTTCCATCAGATTTCCTGATATGCAagataacaaaaataatcttgtaTTAAAAACTGATCTGACATTTCAGAAGCAAACAGGTAAATGACATGACATTAAAGTGTtttacagaagatttttttttttttatttacccaACAGTGCAGGGTAATTCCAAGGCTGGGTTCTCTATCACTGGAACTGGCTCATtatcctaaggaaaaaaaattacttgaattCAGTTTTATTCACTGTATCAATTTAGCTTGAAGGTAAATGTGGGAATACTGTTATTCAGATTAACTGGTTATAGTTTTCTACAATAATTACAATCCAGTTAGAAGtaaaaaagaagggggagggggggaagataTCCAAAACCTTACCAGAGGAGACGACTCTGGAGTTTTGTGAATCATTTTTCTTGTATAGGGACCAGGTGGACGacctactgatttttttttcccttttctttctataCCATTACTTAATTCCCTAGAAGAAAATTTATATGTTGTTCTGTATTATTGAAGATAATTTTCAAAGAATACGTTTTCCTTTGGTAATTAATATACAATTAGATGTCTACTGCTAAAATGTTACACTAAACGAGGTTATTCTGCTAAATCAAAATTGTCAGGTACAAGGCTATGTATTTTTCCCTCTAGAATAACATACAGATACAAGATCTACCCAATGACATTACTGATTCCCTGATGCTGAAAAGGAACAAAGTGTTAAATAGTGTTTATTCATATAATCACACTTAGTAAAAGATGCAACATTTGCTAATACAGCTTGACATCATACTTCCTATTTAGAATTCTAGTTAGATTACTGCAAAAGAGCTCCAGAGACGTAGGAGATTGCTTCCCCCAAATGATGGGATGGGATATTTTCTACTGTTCTTAGTGCTAAATTTTATGTTGAGATTTTGTTTgattgggcttttttttttttttaagatcctCATTCAAACCTAATTAAATCTGTTCAAAGTCTTGTTCTCACAAATAGTCCACCTTTAcagtcatttaaaaatacatattataCAATGAAAAGGTCTTTTTGTAGGCACCACAAGTATAGCCAAGTAGCTCTGATTCATCACAACATTGCTAGAATGACTGGTTTATTTTACCTCACATCAGGGATTGGTTTAGAtgattttctgcctttaattttGAACTCATGGGAAGTTCCTTCTGGTTCTTTCTCAGCCTTTAAAGCAGCATTTGGTGGCACAGGAGGAACACGAATTCTCAAGCCAAacaaatgcttctttttctttatttcttttccagacatAAACctaaatgattttaaattaattgttaAAATTCTGACCCTAGGGAaagcaacttttaaaataacagtgtACATGCAAACAATTATGTAAATTAGAATATTCATTATAATGCTATTTGATTCCCCTTTCCCCTAATGCCATCCTTACTCATATACAGAAGGTGAAGTGGAAAAAGGCTAAAACTTaaaatcatttttttctaatgataGGGATTCCACTCAAATAGTTGCATAACAGTATAGTTTGAACAGAAACAGTATTTAACTGTTAGCCAAAGTGATCATCAGATAGATTGAGCAAAGGAGACTAAAGACTGTAATCTACATCAGATTATAAAGGCAAACAAcacttaaaacaaaaagtaCCAACAACTTACATGGTCTTGTAATCATTTAATGCCTCCAGTACATGCTCATATCTTTCAGATTTTGGTGTATCTGCCAGCTGTGGAATATTAAGAAATCATTTAACCTGTTGAATTCTTTAATAATAGAAACTTTCCAGTTACTTTAAATTATTGTGACTATAGATTTGGATGTGAAGTACATTTAAGAAGTACATAAGCTGTGGAAACTACCTAACCCCAAAGGATATTAATCATTATCCTAGATATTTCCATGATTCACATTCAGGTAATTCATGCCATTTATGATCACTTTGACCAGAACCTTGCTAACAAGTCCTAACTCATTTTTGCCAGTATTATCCAacttattagaaaaaaaaatgaagacacaCAGAAAATCAATTTACAAGTAAATccattttcttgtcctttttgcTCAGGTCCAATCTAACCTCCCTTCTTGCATCAAAGCCTGAAATAGCTGGTCCCTATTAAGCTACCAAATCATGGAAACCTCCCTCTGAAAAGCTGCATATGCATGAGTTAAAGATGTAAAGCAAAATACATATGGCGGTGCCTATAAAGAAGCAAGCAACATTTATGtaatagaatttaaaataaatttattttgatatttatacagcaatttttaaatttgagtGAAACCACCATATTTCCAGTTGCCATGCCAAAAGGTTCCAGAATTTATAGCCAATTGGCTTGGCAGTAAGTTTATGTTTAATTACAGAGCTGACAAACAGTTGATAAGTTTCACTATTAGCATGATTACTACAGAGCAAACTGTACAACATTTGCAGCTCAAAAAACCTCACCTTCTAATACTTTCTAAAAAATACAATTCTGACCAACAGGACAGATAAAAATGCTCAAAGAATTAAATGTGCTAACAGCTAAGTAAATGAGTAAATATACTCATAAAAACCAACCTATTAGTGAAATTTTGGGCAAGATTCACAGTCAGCCTAGCTGAGTACCAAAGTTAAGGGAGACATTAAACCAATTTTAGCCAAATAAAATAACAACTGTTTTTACACAACTTTACTGTATACATTCAGAACTATCCATTGCTATACAGAGGTCTTGCAACTCTGCAGCACATAACTATTGTATTTATTGTATAGTAAATAGTAACATGCTAAAAATTACTAATTAGCAGGTCTAATAATTCCACCATTTATTCCTATCTTACCTAtggttttaaaacttttcctctAATTCAATAATTaacagctaaagaaaaaaagtgtaatttttaacAGTGGCAGGCTAAGGATATTACAAAAACACTAATACCATTATTTTGTACATATtttttgtgattaatttttttaataaaccagATTAACCaaagtaataaaatacatttctctcaAATTTTCCAAGACAGAATTTTTCCCAACTTAGAGGCAGATAGAATCTTTTCAGAATAGTCTTCAAGATTTCCTCAACACAGTTTTTATGCATTTATTCCAAATCCACCCCTACTGTCTTTAGACTTAAAAGTTTCTTTCAAGTTATAGAAATACtgattacagaattaaaatacCACTTAAAGAAATTTCcttatttcagattttccctctttttcctcccccttaATTATGCATTTTTCACACAGACCGAGTGTGGATAGAATaaaaggggagagaggggaaaacagCACAGTGAAGACTGTAGCCTTTTAACTTATTGAAATGGCATATATGTTCCAAGCCAATGGTAGCCAGACAGCCTCACTCTCCTCATTCACATCACTGCTACTCTTACCAGCTATTCTGTCAATTTCatgtaaaatacaaagaaaattattatgaaaaagaaacaattttcttctaaatttccCTCAGTAATAAGAGAAATCAAAGTCAACTTTAAACACAGCTTATGTATTTGTTAAACTGTGCAGTAAGACAGagaacatttcattttcttgaaaagaTGGTGTAAGAATTACCACATTTTCTGCAGCCTTTATACTAAAGCTTGCAGCTTCATATGGCAGAATTGACATATGACTTGTTAAGACATGCCATGCATCCCAAAGTAAGCCAGATGTCTATTCATCATGACAGTAATTGTTGCTTTTAGTAATGCTTGAGTATTTACTTGTCTAACAAACCACTGACACTCAGTCTAAACATGtcttttaaactattttaaactaTTTGAGAAGCAGTTACTCATTGAAACTAAGAACATAAATGTGATTTTCAAATTGTGTCCACTTGTAAAAATGGATTACAGATGTAtgaatttactgaaaaataGTAGGATGTACTCATGATATGAGAATTTCAAGCCAACTGCACACCACCTGAATTATAAAACTTCAGACCCTGAATAATTTCAATGCATGAAGGAAGTGCACACTCTCCTAGCAATATGCAGATATGAATTGAGACAGATTTTGCATCCAACCTtacatacagaaataaatagctACACTGCTGCTCCCAGTTAAACATGAAGTCAATTTGCTTGGGGACAGATTTGCTTTAGTACTACAGTAACTACCCAGTAAATCAAACAGCTGTAAAAACAACCAAGATAGGAATTAACTAAAACCAAGTAGTAGAATCAGACTGGAAAGAGATCAAACCAATCTTTACACCTGGACATGATCTGCTCATGCCCATGataggaagagaaaggaaagaggaaatgttTGTGTACCATGTTATGTGTTACAGCTTAGAGATTTTGAAGATGTCTTCATATGCAATATATTCTGCATTCAGTTCTACATTTAGATTTTCTGGTCTGTGCACATGAAAATTTCAAAGAACTATGAGACAATtctaaaatggaagaaaaggaaaatatatatatgcaacaGAATAAACAGTTGAGAATAAGTTAATAAAAGTTGCCATGTTGATAATAAATAATAGTTGCATGGAACACTTGAGAAATTTTACAGC
The sequence above is drawn from the Calypte anna isolate BGI_N300 chromosome 8, bCalAnn1_v1.p, whole genome shotgun sequence genome and encodes:
- the MTF2 gene encoding metal-response element-binding transcription factor 2 isoform X3, producing the protein MRDSTAVGNSLVHKRSPLRRSHKTSASLTKLSLRDGQKAKKPLCKFEEGQDVLARWSDGLFYLGTIKKINKLKQNCFIIFEDSSKSWVLWKDIQTGATESGEMVCTICQEEYSEAPNEMVICDKCGQGYHQLCHTPNIDSSVIDSDDKWLCRQCVFATTTKRGGALKKGPNAKALQVMKQTLPYNATDLEWDAGHKTNVQQCYCYCGGPGEFYTFICSVCSSGPEYLKRLPLRWVDIAHLCLYNLSVIHKKKYFDSELELMAYINENWDRLHPGELADTPKSERYEHVLEALNDYKTMFMSGKEIKKKKHLFGLRIRVPPVPPNAALKAEKEPEGTSHEFKIKGRKSSKPIPDVRELSNGIERKGKKKSVGRPPGPYTRKMIHKTPESSPLDNEPVPVIENPALELPCTVGKSDGTAHSSNTSDVESTGAASMKETTSSSISRHYSSLSDSRKRTRTGRTWPAAIPHLRRRGRFPRKALQTQNSEIVKDDESKEDYQYDELNTEILNNLADQELQLNHLKNSITSYFGAAGRIACGEKYRVLARRVTLDGKVQYLVEWEGATAS